One genomic window of Nocardioides daphniae includes the following:
- a CDS encoding phytoene/squalene synthase family protein, whose amino-acid sequence MRLREKAARPARGAQPLPYELYDEVAEAAADMVIRRYSTSFGLASRLLAPSVRTHVRNVYALVRVADEVVDAPRPDGDVAGRAALLTELHAEVLRALETGHSANLVVHAFARTARTCGIDAELIDPFFASMRMDLERVEHDEASFAAYVHGSAEVIGLMCLKAFLLETPDAELQYHRLREGALRLGAAFQKINFLRDLAADHDDLGRSYFPGLDVDHFDDATRDRLLDDIDADLAVAAAAIPHLPASSRRAVRAAHVLFGELALRLRRTPPAAIRTQRVRVPSPRKAQLVALVLARGAA is encoded by the coding sequence ATGAGACTCAGGGAGAAGGCGGCGAGACCCGCCCGCGGCGCGCAACCCCTGCCGTACGAGCTCTACGACGAGGTCGCGGAGGCCGCCGCAGACATGGTGATCCGCCGCTACTCGACCTCGTTCGGCCTGGCCTCGCGCCTGCTCGCGCCCTCGGTGCGTACGCACGTGCGCAACGTCTACGCGCTGGTCCGGGTCGCCGACGAGGTCGTCGACGCCCCGCGCCCCGACGGTGACGTGGCCGGCCGCGCCGCCCTGCTCACCGAGCTGCACGCCGAGGTGCTGCGCGCGCTGGAGACCGGCCACAGCGCCAACCTGGTGGTCCACGCCTTCGCCCGCACCGCCCGCACCTGCGGCATCGACGCCGAGCTCATCGACCCGTTCTTCGCCTCGATGCGGATGGACCTCGAGCGCGTCGAGCACGACGAGGCGAGCTTCGCGGCGTACGTCCACGGCTCCGCCGAGGTGATCGGCCTGATGTGCCTCAAGGCCTTCCTGCTCGAGACCCCCGACGCCGAGCTGCAGTACCACCGGCTGCGCGAGGGCGCCCTGCGCCTCGGCGCGGCCTTCCAGAAGATCAACTTCCTGCGCGACCTGGCCGCCGACCACGACGACCTGGGCCGCAGCTACTTCCCGGGGCTCGACGTCGACCACTTCGACGACGCGACCCGCGACCGCCTGCTCGACGACATCGACGCCGACCTGGCCGTCGCCGCCGCAGCGATCCCGCACCTGCCGGCCAGCAGCCGCCGGGCGGTGCGCGCCGCCCACGTCCTCTTCGGCGAGCTGGCCCTGCGCCTGCGTCGTACGCCGCCCGCCGCGATCCGCACCCAGCGCGTCCGGGTGCCGTCGCCGCGCAAGGCCCAGCTGGTCGCCCTGGTGCTGGCCCGAGGTGCGGCGTGA